One Streptomyces sp. NBC_01237 genomic region harbors:
- a CDS encoding ABC transporter permease: MSTATLTPTPTGSVPPKALPGEGRIGLRANLRHIGALVRRNLLQIKKDPESMFDAVLMPIIFTLLFVYVFGGSVGGSLGGDRQDYLNYLIPGLMAMMGMNIASAVGSGVNDDFRKGVMDRFRTMPIARSSVLIAKIVVELGRMMVATFILLAMGFALGMELKTSVLGLVEAIALSAVFGAAIMWIFILLGLSMKTAQAVQGTGMLVLMPLQFGSSIFAPTQTMPGWLQTFTEYNPLSNLADAARGLMMGGPVAHSVWVTLGWATVITLVVAPLAVSKFRKKT; the protein is encoded by the coding sequence CGCCGAAGGCGCTTCCCGGCGAGGGCCGGATCGGACTGCGGGCCAATCTGCGGCACATCGGGGCCCTGGTGCGGCGCAATCTGCTCCAGATCAAGAAGGACCCCGAGTCGATGTTCGACGCGGTCCTGATGCCCATCATCTTCACCCTGCTCTTCGTGTACGTCTTCGGCGGCTCGGTCGGCGGCAGTCTGGGCGGCGACCGGCAGGACTACCTGAACTACCTGATCCCCGGCCTGATGGCGATGATGGGCATGAACATCGCCTCCGCGGTCGGCTCCGGTGTCAACGACGACTTCCGCAAGGGCGTCATGGACCGGTTCCGGACGATGCCGATCGCCCGCTCCTCGGTCCTCATCGCGAAGATCGTGGTCGAACTCGGCCGGATGATGGTCGCCACGTTCATCCTGCTGGCCATGGGCTTCGCGCTCGGCATGGAGCTCAAGACCTCGGTGCTCGGGCTGGTCGAGGCGATCGCCCTGTCGGCGGTGTTCGGCGCCGCCATCATGTGGATCTTCATCCTGCTCGGACTGTCCATGAAGACGGCCCAGGCGGTTCAGGGAACGGGGATGCTCGTGCTGATGCCCCTCCAGTTCGGCTCCTCGATCTTCGCCCCGACACAGACCATGCCCGGCTGGCTCCAGACGTTCACCGAGTACAACCCGCTGTCCAACCTGGCGGACGCCGCACGCGGTCTGATGATGGGCGGGCCCGTCGCCCACTCGGTGTGGGTGACGCTGGGCTGGGCGACCGTGATCACGCTGGTGGTGGCCCCCCTCGCGGTGTCCAAGTTCCGCAAGAAGACCTGA
- a CDS encoding AfsR/SARP family transcriptional regulator, whose translation MRYCILGTTRALRDDGTAVALGGARLRALLTVLALRPGRPVPAGVLVDEVWDGDPPVDAAGALQALVGRLRRALGRAAVASADGGYRLTAEPDAVDLHRFERLAGEGTRALERGDAAGAAALLDEALALWRGPALADLPDRAAAASRWEARRLDARRTAFAAALALGRADEALPELAALCDAHPLDEPLQALRIRALRDAGRTAQALAAYEETRSILADRLGTDPGPALRALHDELLHQTAPAAPPAHPAASPAHPEIPAHPAPRKHSVPPSPPTPPPAGNLRARLTSFVGRETDIAALREDLTRSRLITLLGPGGAGKTRLSQEAAETVAAAWPDGVWMAELAPVDDPDAVPEAVLTALGARETVLRGAGAEELRAAERGAGDPLVRLTEHCSRRRMLLLLDNCEHVIEAAAALTDHLLSHCPGLTVLATSREPLGVPGEFVRPVDPLPDPMALRLLADRGNAASPGFRTDADEETAAAAAEICHRLDGLPLAIELAAARLRMLSPRQIADRLDDRFRLLTNGSRTVLPRQQTLRAVVDWSWDLLDRAERAVLRRLSVFAGGCALAAAEEVCALPAGPGAGADLAGEAGAFDLVDSRDVAALLGSLVDKSLVVAAPGGDGEMRYRLLETVGEYASERLDEAAERTAVEGRHLVHFRELARTTAPELRGGGQRAAIERLQREYENLRVALRRAVAARDEHEALCLVLSLAWYWLMRDLRTEARHWADAVAALGPDPFAPPGTPAPSLRQQAIDAPPPMEPELLQEARRGVALVQLATMDHAMDLWMTGDNQERLRVITQTYRPGQPQTCRTPGYLWMYAVMLIGEADQLHEVLDETVRACREFGFAWELAAALQNRANFLANHAESAGRARADAEESLEIFVRLGDAWGAAEALSSRGEAHERAGHFAAAAEDFLAAVGYAEQLGAQAQVGLLRARYAGILTETGRGEEAEAILREVIDGGRHPGSDATPAARMHLGLWLGQSGRIDEARQQLARLDDEFDSETVAIFGGFVLGVLAWLDNLEGDHVTALRRALTALERAQDRLSLMVAPQMASVHLIAVAWALGGIGGERGGRDAARVLGLQAARRPEGHVPTMTERRNLARAEEIARAELGDAAYARAYAEGGGLTLDEVTALAGMHL comes from the coding sequence GTGCGCTACTGCATCCTCGGCACCACCCGGGCACTCCGCGACGACGGCACGGCCGTCGCCCTCGGCGGGGCGCGGCTGCGCGCCCTGCTCACCGTTCTCGCGCTGCGTCCCGGCCGTCCGGTGCCGGCCGGGGTGCTCGTCGACGAGGTGTGGGACGGCGACCCGCCCGTCGACGCGGCAGGCGCCCTCCAGGCGCTCGTGGGCCGGCTGCGGCGCGCGCTCGGCCGGGCTGCCGTCGCGTCGGCGGACGGCGGATACCGGCTCACCGCCGAGCCCGACGCCGTGGACCTGCACCGATTCGAGCGGCTCGCGGGGGAGGGGACCCGGGCCCTGGAGCGGGGGGACGCCGCCGGGGCCGCCGCGCTGCTGGACGAGGCCCTCGCCCTGTGGCGCGGACCGGCCCTCGCCGATCTGCCGGACCGGGCCGCCGCCGCGTCCCGCTGGGAGGCCCGCAGGCTCGATGCCCGGCGGACCGCGTTCGCCGCGGCCCTCGCCCTGGGCCGGGCGGACGAGGCCCTGCCCGAACTGGCCGCGCTCTGCGACGCCCACCCGCTCGACGAACCGCTCCAGGCCCTGCGGATCAGGGCCCTGCGCGACGCGGGCCGCACGGCGCAGGCGCTGGCGGCGTACGAGGAGACGCGGTCCATACTCGCGGACCGGCTCGGCACCGACCCGGGGCCCGCACTGCGCGCCCTGCACGACGAACTGCTGCACCAGACAGCGCCGGCCGCACCACCTGCACACCCGGCCGCATCACCGGCCCACCCGGAGATCCCGGCCCACCCGGCTCCACGGAAGCACTCCGTACCCCCCTCCCCGCCCACGCCGCCCCCGGCCGGGAATCTGCGGGCCAGGCTCACCAGCTTCGTCGGCCGGGAGACGGACATCGCCGCCCTGCGCGAGGACCTCACCCGCAGCCGGCTGATCACGCTGCTCGGCCCCGGCGGCGCGGGCAAGACCCGGCTCTCCCAGGAGGCGGCGGAGACGGTCGCCGCCGCGTGGCCGGACGGGGTCTGGATGGCGGAACTGGCCCCCGTCGACGACCCGGACGCCGTGCCCGAGGCCGTACTGACCGCGCTCGGTGCCCGCGAGACCGTGCTGCGCGGCGCCGGTGCGGAGGAGTTGCGGGCCGCCGAGCGCGGTGCCGGGGACCCGCTCGTACGCCTCACCGAGCACTGTTCCCGGCGGCGCATGCTGCTGCTCCTCGACAACTGCGAACACGTCATCGAGGCCGCCGCCGCCCTCACCGACCACCTCCTCTCCCACTGCCCGGGGCTCACCGTCCTGGCGACCAGCCGCGAACCCCTCGGCGTACCGGGCGAGTTCGTCCGCCCCGTCGACCCGCTGCCGGACCCGATGGCGCTGCGGCTGCTCGCCGACCGGGGGAACGCCGCCAGCCCCGGCTTCCGGACCGACGCGGACGAGGAGACCGCGGCGGCCGCCGCGGAGATCTGCCACCGGCTCGACGGGCTGCCCCTCGCCATCGAACTGGCCGCGGCCCGGCTGCGGATGCTCAGCCCGCGCCAGATCGCCGACCGGCTGGACGACCGCTTCCGGCTGCTGACCAACGGGAGCCGTACCGTGCTGCCGCGCCAGCAGACCCTGCGCGCCGTCGTCGACTGGTCGTGGGACCTGCTGGACCGTGCCGAGCGTGCCGTGCTGCGCCGGCTGTCGGTGTTCGCGGGCGGCTGTGCGCTCGCCGCGGCCGAGGAGGTCTGCGCGCTGCCCGCCGGACCCGGAGCCGGAGCGGACCTCGCGGGGGAGGCCGGGGCCTTCGACCTGGTCGACTCGCGGGACGTCGCCGCGCTCCTGGGCTCCCTCGTCGACAAGTCCCTCGTCGTCGCCGCTCCCGGTGGCGACGGTGAGATGCGCTACCGGCTCCTGGAGACCGTCGGCGAGTACGCCTCCGAGCGCCTCGACGAGGCGGCCGAGCGCACCGCTGTCGAGGGACGCCACCTGGTGCACTTCCGGGAGCTCGCCCGGACCACCGCACCGGAACTCCGCGGTGGCGGACAGCGGGCCGCCATCGAACGCCTGCAGCGCGAGTACGAGAACCTGCGCGTCGCGCTGCGCCGTGCGGTGGCCGCCCGGGACGAGCACGAGGCGCTCTGCCTCGTGCTCTCGCTGGCCTGGTACTGGCTGATGCGCGATCTGCGCACCGAGGCCCGCCACTGGGCCGACGCGGTCGCCGCCCTGGGCCCCGACCCGTTCGCCCCGCCGGGCACCCCGGCCCCCTCGCTCCGGCAGCAGGCCATCGACGCGCCGCCGCCGATGGAGCCCGAGCTGCTCCAGGAGGCGCGGCGGGGGGTCGCCCTCGTCCAACTGGCCACCATGGACCACGCGATGGACCTGTGGATGACGGGGGACAACCAGGAGCGGCTGCGGGTGATCACGCAGACCTACCGGCCGGGCCAGCCGCAGACCTGCCGTACCCCGGGCTACCTCTGGATGTACGCCGTCATGCTGATCGGCGAGGCCGATCAGCTGCACGAGGTGCTGGACGAGACCGTCCGGGCCTGCCGGGAGTTCGGCTTCGCCTGGGAGCTGGCCGCCGCGCTCCAGAACCGCGCCAACTTTCTGGCCAACCACGCCGAATCGGCCGGCCGGGCGCGGGCGGACGCCGAGGAGAGCCTGGAGATCTTCGTCCGGCTCGGCGACGCGTGGGGCGCCGCCGAGGCGCTCTCCTCCCGGGGCGAGGCCCATGAGCGGGCCGGGCACTTCGCCGCCGCCGCCGAGGACTTCCTGGCCGCTGTCGGCTACGCGGAACAACTGGGCGCCCAGGCCCAGGTCGGGCTGTTGCGGGCCCGGTACGCGGGCATCCTCACCGAGACCGGCCGGGGCGAGGAGGCGGAGGCCATCCTGCGCGAAGTGATCGACGGGGGACGGCATCCGGGGAGCGACGCGACCCCGGCCGCCCGGATGCATCTGGGCCTGTGGCTGGGGCAGAGCGGCCGTATCGACGAGGCCAGGCAGCAGCTGGCCCGGCTGGACGACGAGTTCGATTCGGAGACGGTGGCGATCTTCGGCGGGTTCGTGCTCGGGGTGCTGGCCTGGCTGGACAACCTCGAAGGCGACCACGTCACGGCGTTGCGGCGGGCCCTGACGGCTCTGGAGCGGGCACAGGACCGGCTGTCGCTGATGGTGGCGCCGCAGATGGCCTCCGTCCATCTGATCGCGGTGGCCTGGGCGCTCGGCGGGATCGGTGGCGAGCGGGGCGGCAGGGACGCGGCGCGGGTGCTCGGCCTGCAGGCGGCGAGGCGGCCCGAGGGGCATGTGCCGACGATGACGGAGCGGCGGAATCTGGCCCGCGCCGAGGAGATCGCCCGCGCCGAGCTCGGTGACGCCGCCTATGCGCGGGCGTACGCCGAGGGCGGCGGCCTCACGCTGGACGAGGTCACCGCCCTGGCGGGCATGCACCTGTAG
- a CDS encoding site-2 protease family protein, whose amino-acid sequence MTTAAKRSDRRISPVFLGIVAVTAVSGWAVWTDFAEQTGFAVFLFVTGAWIVSLCLHEYAHARTALHSGDLSVADKGYLTLNPLTYTHALLSIVLPVLFVIMGGIGLPGGAVYIERGRISGRWKHSLISAAGPLTNLLFAVVCTAPFWLDALDGVPPAFQYALAFLAMLQLTAAILNSVPIPGLDGYGVIEPWLSYRIRRQVEPIAPFGLIAVFGILWIPEVNIAFFDAIDALLRSLGVSEVSTRCGLDTYRFWQEFWNEQDPRCAVAG is encoded by the coding sequence ATGACCACCGCAGCCAAGCGCAGCGACCGGAGGATCAGCCCGGTCTTCCTCGGGATCGTCGCCGTCACCGCGGTCTCGGGCTGGGCGGTGTGGACGGACTTCGCCGAGCAGACCGGTTTCGCGGTCTTCCTCTTCGTCACCGGGGCCTGGATCGTCTCGCTCTGTCTGCACGAGTACGCGCACGCCCGCACCGCGCTGCACAGCGGGGACCTCTCGGTCGCGGACAAGGGGTATCTGACCCTGAACCCGCTCACGTACACCCATGCCCTGCTGAGCATCGTGCTGCCGGTGCTCTTCGTGATCATGGGCGGGATCGGGCTGCCCGGTGGTGCGGTCTACATCGAGCGGGGCCGTATCAGCGGCCGCTGGAAGCACAGCCTGATCTCCGCGGCGGGCCCCCTGACGAACCTGCTGTTCGCCGTCGTCTGCACGGCGCCGTTCTGGCTGGACGCCCTGGACGGTGTTCCGCCCGCCTTCCAGTACGCGCTGGCGTTCCTCGCGATGCTCCAGCTCACCGCGGCGATCCTGAACTCGGTCCCGATTCCGGGGCTGGACGGCTACGGCGTGATCGAGCCCTGGCTCTCGTACCGGATCCGCCGCCAGGTCGAGCCGATCGCACCGTTCGGGCTGATCGCCGTGTTCGGCATCCTGTGGATCCCCGAGGTGAACATCGCGTTCTTCGACGCGATCGACGCGCTGCTGCGGAGCCTGGGCGTCAGCGAGGTCTCGACGCGCTGCGGGCTCGACACGTACCGCTTCTGGCAGGAGTTCTGGAACGAGCAGGACCCGCGCTGCGCGGTCGCGGGATAG